The Miscanthus floridulus cultivar M001 chromosome 6, ASM1932011v1, whole genome shotgun sequence genomic interval TGCTATATAATATGCCTGAATGcctgttgttcttgctctgtaTCTAGCATCTATTATCTGCATCTGTGATGTACTAACATCTGCTATCTAATATGCCTGAAATCTGAATGATTGATGTCTGTTGTGTACCTACTATCTGCATGTTTGTAGATTGCAGCTTAATTTCTTGAATTGCTGTTATATGCCTTTGCATGTTTGTAGAATTATAGTTTCATATGCCTCTGCATTCTCTTCATGTAGAATGTCGGAGCAAGAAGTTGCTCCGGAGGAAGTGAATGTCCTGAAAAGGAATTCAGATGATGTGGGATGGGAGTATGGGTTTCTGGTGGATCCAAACAATAAGGACAAGGTTGAGTGCAAGTTCTGTGGTCATCGGAGCCAAGGAGGGATCCATCGGTTGAAGGAACATGTGGCCAATGTTGGAACAAATGCGAAGAAATGCAGAAAGAGCACAGATGAGGCTAAAGAGAAGTGCAAGAAATCGCTAGAAGATGCAAAAAAGAAGAGGAAGCAGCAGGCTGCTCGTGAACTAGAGCTTAGAGAAGAAGTGAATGTTTCTCGGGTTGGAACAGAGGATGATGAAGTGACTTGTGTTGGAAGTTCAGAGCCTCACAAATTAGGACCCATTGATAAGTGGACACGTGCTATTGATCCTAAAGCAACAAAATCTGAATCTTTGCAGCAACAGAAGCTGAACAAGGAACTTTGGAAACAAAGAACACATGAGGTGCATAAATATATTGCAAGATGGGTCTATAACCATGGTAATTTACTATTATGCATTTCTGTTTTACATTTCAGATTTGAATACATGCCTGAACTGAACACTAATTACACTTTTTTGTATCATTTGTAGCCGTACCATTCAACGCTTGTGACAATGATGAGTTCAAGCAAATGTGTGAAGCAATTGGACAGTTTGGTTCTGGACTGGAACCTCCATCTCAGCGTGATCTGCGAGAGAGTTTgctagatgaagaatatgcaagaaCCAAGAGTTTGCTGCAAGAACGTGATGCTGAGAAGGTGAAGAATGGGTGCTCTATTATGACTGATGCTTGGTCAGATAGGAAGAGGAGAAGCATAATGAACCTGTGCACTAATTGTGCTGATGGATCTAGTTTTATCAGCTCAAAAGAGATGTCAGATGTGTCACACACAAGTGAAGTCATCTTTGAACTAGTAGACAAAGCTATTGAAGACATTGGTCAGGATCATGTGGTGCAAGTAGTGACAGACAATGCTTCTAACAACATGGGCGCAAAGAAGCTATTGGCTGAGAAGAGACCAAACATCTTTTGGACCTCTTGTGCAACTCAcacaatcaatttgatgctccaaGGAATTGGCAACATACCACGGTTCAAGAAGGTGATTGACCAAGCAAAGGCATTCACCATATTTGTCTATGGGCACACAAGAACATTAGAGTGCTTGAGACACTTCACAGAGGGGAAAGAGATAATAAGGCCAGGGGTGACTAGGTTTGCTTCAGCTTTTCTCACTTTGAACAGCATGCTAGAGAAGAAGGACCAACTAAGAAAGATGGTGGTTCATAGTAGGTGGGAcacattgaaggatgtgaagtcaaAAAAGGGAAAAGATGCAACAGCAACCATATTGAGTCCAACCTTTTGGAAGGATGTGAAGTTGTGTTTGAGTGTTTTTGAGCCATTGGTCAAAGTTCTTCGTTTGGTTGATGGGGATGTGAAGCCATCAATGGGTTTCCTATATGGAGAACTACTGAAGGCAAAAAGAGAGATCAAGGAAGCCTATGGCAATGTTGAGACCCGCTACAAGGAAGTTATTGCTATTATTGACAAGAAGATGAAAGGAAGACTTGATTCTCCATTGCATTTGACTGCCTATCTGCTGAATCCATACTACAGCTATGCTAACCCATCAATCTTTGATGAGCCAACAATAACAGAAGGATTTATTAGTTGTGTAGAGACTTtttataatgatgatgaggacaagCAAGATCAGACTGCCAACCATGAACTAAAGAAGTTCCAGGATAGAGAAGGACCATTTAACAAGAAGCTTGCAAAGGCTTGTGAAAAATATGATTACAACCCAGGTAGAGGTAACTCATATTACATGGCTGTTATCTATTTGCATCTATTATTCTATTGTAAGTTTGTAACTGACATTACATGGCTCATTTATTTCAGCATCTTGGTGGCGGTTGTATGGAACTGAAACACCAGCTTTACAGAAGATGGCAACAAGGATCCTATCTCTGACATCAAGCTCTTCAGGCTGTGAAAGAAATTGGAGTACATTTGAAATGGTTACTCTCTATCTAATGTCCAGATTTCAGTAGTAAACTTACAGGAATGGAAATATTTATATGCTCTATTGTTTAATTTGTAGGTACACACTAAGAAGAGAAATAGGCTTACTATAACCCGACTCAACAAATTGGTCTTTATTCAATTCAACTCCAAGTTGATTAATAAGAAAGAAAGGATAGTGTCAAAGAAAACCACTGATGTTCTCTTGTCTAGTGACACAACTGAAGCTCAGG includes:
- the LOC136461302 gene encoding uncharacterized protein, with protein sequence MPLHVCRIIVSYASAFSSCRMSEQEVAPEEVNVLKRNSDDVGWEYGFLVDPNNKDKVECKFCGHRSQGGIHRLKEHVANVGTNAKKCRKSTDEAKEKCKKSLEDAKKKRKQQAARELELREEVNVSRVGTEDDEVTCVGSSEPHKLGPIDKWTRAIDPKATKSESLQQQKLNKELWKQRTHEVHKYIARWVYNHGNLLLCISVLHFRFEYMPELNTNYTFLYHL
- the LOC136459751 gene encoding uncharacterized protein; this encodes MCEAIGQFGSGLEPPSQRDLRESLLDEEYARTKSLLQERDAEKVKNGCSIMTDAWSDRKRRSIMNLCTNCADGSSFISSKEMSDVSHTSEVIFELVDKAIEDIGQDHVVQVVTDNASNNMGAKKLLAEKRPNIFWTSCATHTINLMLQGIGNIPRFKKVIDQAKAFTIFVYGHTRTLECLRHFTEGKEIIRPGVTRFASAFLTLNSMLEKKDQLRKMVVHSRWDTLKDVKSKKGKDATATILSPTFWKDVKLCLSVFEPLVKVLRLVDGDVKPSMGFLYGELLKAKREIKEAYGNVETRYKEVIAIIDKKMKGRLDSPLHLTAYLLNPYYSYANPSIFDEPTITEGFISCVETFYNDDEDKQDQTANHELKKFQDREGPFNKKLAKACEKYDYNPGRASWWRLYGTETPALQKMATRILSLTSSSSGCERNWSTFEMVHTKKRNRLTITRLNKLVFIQFNSKLINKKERIVSKKTTDVLLSSDTTEAQGFLYEDGDECATVVYRDEEDEEMEGTGIPWSVIVEAVGADQQLQLRRSARVRQLYEGEEFDSEEEEFDEDEDEYMEPY